Proteins encoded within one genomic window of Fragaria vesca subsp. vesca linkage group LG1, FraVesHawaii_1.0, whole genome shotgun sequence:
- the LOC101303369 gene encoding uncharacterized protein LOC101303369: MAPQIVDLTDDSPPASPRTPTSTVRPLVGSSYSAPAAVTQNEHRPWRNLEQHDEQPKPLPKRLRTSSEPLPKQSRPPQIRLVRRSSSENDITRSGTQSMFDCNRLQRTCSLSKVQLTEAEHHKFLETEKQVKCTSTPADNTGASLKSENLKMLLEWAKQKQSALVPASRATAPLTSSAPAVSSPVSNPPVSAPPVFSPLATPLMSAHTVHAPLVLTANSEWKIPVETLRLFPVETPFFPMTSERGSSSSRVGKDESDVDLSVFRDDCRPKKPGDMDWSTLARANAIHHHHHGDEDGVNLDMSL, encoded by the exons ATGGCCCCTCAAATCGTTGATCTTACCGATGACTCTCCTCCGGCAAGCCCGAGGACCCCAACCTCCACTGTCCGACCACTAGTTGGTTCTTCTTACTCTGCTCCAGCAGCTGTGACACAAAACGAACATCGACCTTGGCGCAATCTAGAACAACATGATGAACAACCTAAGCCTCTTCCCAAAAGGTTGAGAACCTCTAGTGAACCTCTTCCCAAACAATCAAGACCGCCTCAAATTCGCCTCGTGAGACGAAGCTCGTCTGAAAATGATATCACCAGGTCGGGAACACAATCCATGTTCGACTGTAATCGACTACAACGGACATGTTCTTTGTCCAAGGTTCAGTTGACTGAGGCAGAACATCATAA ATTCTTAGAAACGGAAAAGCAAGTAAAATGTACGTCGACTCCTGCAGATAATACAGGAGCCTCGCTGAAGTCAGAGAACCTGAAAATGCTATTAGAATGGGCGAAGCAAAAACAATCTGCCCTTGTGCCGGCTTCTCGTGCAACGGCTCCTCTTACCTCATCAGCTCCTGCAGTCAGTAGTCCAGTGTCGAATCCTCCGGTGTCAGCTCCGCCTGTGTTTTCACCTCTTGCGACACCTTTGATGTCAGCTCATACAGTCCATGCTCCTCTTGTGTTGACTGCTAACTCAGAGTGGAAGATACCTGTAGAGACATTGAGGCTATTCCCTGTAGAGACACCTTTTTTTCCCATGACGAGTGAAAGAGGTAGCTCGTCATCAAGGGTTGGCAAGGATGAGAGCGATGTGGATCTCAGCGTTTTCAGGGACGACTGTCGTCCAAAAAAACCTGGAGATATGGACTGGTCGACATTGGCAAGAGCTAATGCCATTCATCATCACCACCATGGTGACGAAGATGGAGTTAACTTGGACATGTCACTCTGA
- the LOC101293713 gene encoding leucine-rich repeat protein SHOC-2-like: MESTAESVDQVVAEIMRIHRSLPPRPAIDEVEAAKALIQNVDKEDQARLDAIAKQTKSHNVSEELFMVLQEMQKNLVYFNSREQKQEALKLLDLEHLHQLFDDYIQRASTCVSSSSSAPSSSSARPPPLDSAAAYVYRSDREVGKAKAMVSRDDSYVVSKAKKSFYADAIGPGPAVPSTPQIADSSLKSGLALASSGGQEGEKLSLIKLASLIEVLAKKGTKVVNLQGKLNDQIEWLPDSIGKLSSLLTLDLSENRLLVLPSTIGGLSSLTKLDLHSNRLTELPDTIGDLLSLVHLDLRANNLASLPASFGRLMRLEELDLSSNRLALLPDTIGSLASLKILNVETNEIDEIPHSIGHCTNLRELHADYNKLKALPEAVGKIETLEILSVRYNNIKQLPTTMSSLIRLRELDVSFNELESVPESLCFATSLVKMNIGNNFADMRSLPRSIGNFEMLEELDISNNQIRVLPDSFRMLTRLRVLRVEENPLEVPPRHIADKGAQAVVQYMAELVEKREVKVQPAKQKKSWAQICFFSRSNKRKRNDADYVKA; this comes from the exons ATGGAGTCCACGGCGGAGTCGGTGGACCAAGTGGTGGCGGAGATTATGCGAATCCACAGATCCCTTCCGCCGCGTCCCGCCATCGACGAGGTGGAGGCCGCCAAGGCGCTGATTCAAAATGTGGACAAGGAGGACCAAGCCAGGCTTGACGCCATTGCTAAACAGACCAAGAGCCACAACGTCTCCGAAGAGCTCTTCATGGTTCTGCAGGAGATGCAGAAGAACCTCGTCTACTTCAACAGCCGCGAGCAGAAGCAGGAGGCCTTGAAGCTTCTCGATCTTGAACATCTCCACCAGTTGTTCGACGATTATATCCAACGCGCCTCCACCTGCGTCTCTTCTTCTTCTTCGGCTCCCTCGTCTTCTTCGGCCAGACCTCCGCCGTTGGATTCCGCCGCGGCTTACGTGTACCGGTCCGACCGAGAAGTCGGCAAGGCTAAGGCTATGGTCAGCAGAGACGACAGTTACGTGGTCAGCAAGGCCAAGAAGAGCTTCTACGCCGACGCGATTGGGCCTGGGCCGGCGGTTCCCTCCACGCCGCAGATTGCCGACTCGTCACTCAAGTCCGGCCTCGCTCTTGCTTCATCTGGAG GTCAAGAGGGTGAGAAATTGAGTCTGATTAAGCTAGCGAGTCTAATCGAAGTCTTGGCAAAGAAAGGGACTAAGGTGGTTAATCTTCAAGGCAAGTTGAATGACCAAATTGAGTGGCTGCCTGATTCGATAGGAAAGCTTTCGAGTTTGCTCACTCTCGATTTGTCAGAGAATCGGCTTTTGGTCCTGCCATCCACCATTGGGGGGCTTTCCTCCTTGACCAAGTTGGATTTGCATTCCAACAGGCTCACTGAGTTACCGGATACTATTGGAGATCTTCTTAGCCTTGTCCATCTTGACCTCAGGGCGAACAATTTGGCGTCCCTTCCGGCTTCATTTGGCCGATTGATGCGTCTTGAAGAGCTGGACTTGAGCTCTAATAGGCTCGCATTGCTTCCTGACACGATTGGGTCGCTTGCTAGTCTCAAGATTTTGAATGTCGAGACCAATGAGATTGATGAGATTCCGCACAGCATTGGTCATTGCACGAACCTTAGAGAGCTCCATGCTGATTATAACAAGCTTAAGGCACTTCCGGAAGCCGTGGGAAAGATTGAGACCCTGGAGATTTTGTCGGTGCGTTACAATAACATCAAGCAGTTGCCCACGACCATGTCATCTCTAATAAGATTGAGAGAACTGGATGTGAGTTTCAATGAGCTTGAGTCAGTGCCTGAGAGCTTATGTTTTGCCACCTCGCTGGTCAAGATGAACATAGGAAACAATTTTGCTGATATGCGCTCGCTACCAAGGTCCATTGGGAACTTTGAGATGCTTGAAGAGTTGGATATAAGCAATAATCAGATACGGGTTCTCCCTGACTCTTTCAGGATGCTCACACGACTACGTGTTCTACGTGTAGAGGAAAACCCTCTTGAAGTGCCTCCTAGACATATAGCTGACAAGGGAGCGCAA GCTGTTGTTCAATACATGGCAGAGCTTGTCGAGAAAAGAGAAGTTAAAGTACAACCGGCTAAGCAGAAAAAGAGTTGGGCTCAAATATGCTTCTTCTCAAGGTCAAACAAAAGGAAGCGCAATGATGCAGATTATGTGAAAGCCTGA
- the LOC101303941 gene encoding monosaccharide-sensing protein 3-like, whose protein sequence is MRGAVYVAVAAAIGNMLQGWDNSVIAGSVLYIKKEFSLESKPTFEGLIVATSLIGATVITTFSGPASDWLGRRTMLIMSSLLFFLSGLVMLWSPNVYVLLYARLLDGFGTGLAVTLVPAYISEIAPPDIRGTLNTLPQFTGSAGMFLSYCMVFGMSLMDTPNWRMMLGVLSIPSLAYLVLTVLYLPESPRWLVSKGRILEAKQVLQRLNGREDVRGELALLVEGLNTGKDTSLEEYIISPANVLNQATTEEKYLIKLYGGEEGVSYIAKPIAAQSLTSRHGSAANQRSISLKDPLVTLFSSVHEKLSEREGSKGSSMLPFLGSVFLNAGEHQSKHWDMESQSDDEDHESETPGDYGDDSLRSPLISRQTTSVDKDTATPKYGGSILGVRGNTIINAGEAGSTSSIDIGGGWQLAYKYAEKVIEDGKKGGVQRVYLHQESALGSQPASVVSISGVRQEHEAIQAAALVSPSMNPPPEAVVKGSKWRELLEPGVKRALVVGIGLQVLQQIAGINGVLYYTPQIYERTGVTVLLSNIGLNSASASLFLSAITTFFMLPCIATSMWLMDIAGRRSLLLSTLPILIVALALLVLSSIVNLGTTLTATISTASVVIYLCCFVMGFGVIPNILCAEIFPTPVRGLCIAICALTYWIGDIIITYSFPVMLSSIGFAGVFGVYVLGCIISWIFVYLKVPETKGMPLEVISEFFAAGVKPAADN, encoded by the exons ATGAGAGGAGCTGTGTATGTTGCAGTTGCTGCAGCAATTGGTAACATGTTGCAAGGATGGGATAACTCAGTCATTGCAG GGTCTGTTCTTTATATCAAAAAGGAATTCAGCTTAGAAAGTAAACCGACATTTGAAGGGCTTATTGTGGCAACATCACTCATTGGAGCTACTGTGATCACAACATTTTCTGGACCAGCATCAGATTGGTTAGGGCGGCGAACAATGCTCATAATGTCATCACTGCTTTTCTTTCTCAGTGGTCTGGTAATGTTGTGGTCTCCAAATGTTTATGTCTTACTTTATGCCAGGCTGTTAGATGGTTTTGGAACTGGTTTGGCTGTTACTCTTGTTCCTGCTTATATATCTGAGATAGCGCCACCGGATATTAGAGGAACACTGAATACACTTCCACAGTTCACTGGTTCGGCTGGAATGTTCTTGTCTTATTGTATGGTGTTTGGAATGTCATTGATGGATACACCAAACTGGAGAATGATGCTAGGTGTATTGTCCATTCCATCGTTAGCTTATTTAGTTTTGACAGTACTTTACCTGCCTGAATCTCCTCGGTGGCTTGTGAGTAAAGGACGAATCCTTGAGGCAAAACAAGTGTTGCAAAGACTTAATGGCAGGGAAGATGTTCGAG GTGAGTTGGCTTTGCTAGTTGAAGGTCTTAACACTGGCAAAGACACATCATTGGAAGAGTACATTATCAGTCCAGCCAATGTGCTTAACCAGGCAACAACTGAAGAAAAGTATCTCATAAAGTTATATGGGGGTGAAGAGGGAGTATCATATATTGCCAAACCAATTGCTGCACAAAGTTTGACATCTCGTCACGGGAGTGCGGCAAACCAAAGAAGCATCTCCCTTAAGGATCCTCTTGTCACTCTTTTCAGCAGTGTCCATGAGAAGCTCTCTGAGAGAGAAGGAAGCAAGGGTAGCAGCATGCTTCCATTTTTAGGCAGTGTTTTTCTTAATGCTGGGGAGCATCAGAGTAAGCATTGGGACATGGAGAGCCAAAGTGATGATGAGGACCATGAGTCTGAAACACCTGGGGATTATGGTGATGACAGTTTGAGAAGTCCATTGATCTCGCGTCAAACAACAAGTGTGGACAAGGACACTGCCACACCTAAATATGGTGGAAGCATTTTAGGTGTAAGAGGCAATACAATTATTAATGCTGGTGAGGCAGGTAGTACTAGTAGTATAGATATTGGTGGTGGTTGGCAGCTTGCTTACAAATATGCTGAGAAAGTAATCGAAGATGGGAAAAAGGGAGGAGTTCAAAGAGTCTATTTGCACCAGGAGAGTGCACTTGGGTCTCAGCCTGCGTCTGTTGTTTCAATTTCTGGTGTAAGGCAAGAACATGAAGCGATTCAGGCTGCTGCTTTGGTTAGTCCATCAATGAATCCTCCACCAGAAGCTGTTGTTAAAGGATCAAAATGGAGAGAGCTTTTGGAACCAGGAGTCAAGCGCGCATTGGTTGTTGGGATAGGTCTTCAAGTTCTTCAGCAG ATTGCTGGTATAAATGGGGTTCTCTACTACACTCCTCAGATTTATGAGCGAACCGGAGTAACAGTTCTTTTGTCTAACATAGGACTGAATTCGGCGTCTGCGTCCCTCTTCTTAAGTGCCATCACAACATTCTTCATGCTTCCTTGCATAGCTACTTCCATGTGGCTTATGGATATAGCTGGCAGAAG GTCATTGCTGCTATCCACATTACCAATACTGATAGTGGCGCTTGCTTTACTAGTTCTTAGCAGCATTGTCAACTTAGGCACTACTTTGACTGCAACAATATCCACTGCTAGTGTAGTGATCTATCTCTGCTGCTTCGTCATGGGCTTTGGGGTAATCCCAAACATTCTATGTGCAGAGATCTTCCCTACTCCTGTCCGTGGCCTCTGCATCGCCATTTGTGCGCTCACTTATTGGATTGGAGACATCATCATCACATACTCATTTCCTGTAATGCTCTCCTCCATTGGCTTTGCTGGTGTCTTTGGAGTCTACGTACTTGGATGCATCATTTCCTGGATATTTGTGTACTTGAAGGTGCCCGAAACCAAGGGCATGCCTCTAGAAGTCATTTCTGAGTTCTTTGCTGCTGGAGTAAAACCAGCTGCAGATAACTGA
- the LOC101303650 gene encoding monosaccharide-sensing protein 3-like, which yields MWGAVFVAIAAAIGNLLQGWDNATIAGAVLYIKKEFKLETQPTIEGLIVAMSLIGATVITTFSGPVSDSLGRRPMLIISSVLYFLSGLVMLWAPNVYVLLLARLLDGFGIGLAVTLVPVYISETAPPDIRGLLNTLPQFTGSGGMFFSYCMVFTMSLKEAPSWRLMLGVLSIPSLVYFALTVLYLPESPRWLVSKGRMAEAKTVLQKLRGREDVQGELALLVEGLGVGGDTSLEEYIIGPANDPDGREEALDKDQIRLYGPEEGRASLIVKSVTGQSNFGLVSRQGSMLNPNAPYVDPLVNLFGSVHEKILPENSGSMRSLLNLPNMGSLLNVAPPADHSQDKTDHWDLEQGDGATTGTDSEDNAARKPLLSSRHTASMANDMLPGKSIKSSSSFLGGLKRRNSLLMPGAGGEAVSSMDIGGGWQLAYKYSERVDKDGKKTEEYQRVYLHQEGALDQSRRGSMIGTMRAGSMLPVAGGGDTPQEGDHYFQASALVSQPSIITKNHMRGDGPPVLDQETAVQGSSWSDLLEPGVKRALFVGVSIQILQQFSGINGVLYYTPQILEQAGVAVLLSDLGLSSTSSSILISALTTLLMLPSIGLAMRLMDVAGRRSLLLGTLPILTVTLLVLIFGQLVNMGSVVNATISTISVVLYFCTFVMGFGPIPNILCSEIFPTRVRGLCIAICALTFWIGDIIVTYTLPILLTSIGLAGVFAIYAVVCTISWVFVFLKVPETKGMPLEVISEFFAVGAKQAEMAERISS from the exons ATGTGGGGGGCTGTTTTTGTAGCCATTGCTGCTGCAATAGGAAACTTGTTACAAGGTTGGGACAATGCAACCATTGCAG GGGCTGTTCTTTATATTAAAAAGGAATTTAAATTGGAAACTCAACCAACAATTGAAGGGTTGATTGTAGCAATGTCACTGATCGGAGCCACAGTGATCACAACATTTTCAGGGCCAGTTTCAGACTCGCTCGGAAGGCGTCCCATGCTGATCATCTCATCAGTTCTATATTTTCTCAGCGGTTTAGTAATGCTATGGGCACCCAATGTGTATGTGCTCCTCTTGGCAAGGCTGCTAGATGGTTTTGGGATTGGACTAGCTGTTACTCTTGTCCCGGTCTACATTTCCGAAACAGCCCCACCGGATATCAGAGGGCTACTGAACACTCTCCCACAGTTTACTGGCTCTGGTGGGATGTTCTTTTCATACTGCATGGTGTTTACAATGTCATTGAAGGAAGCACCCAGTTGGAGGTTGATGCTTGGGGTTCTTTCGATCCCATCGTTGGTTTATTTCGCATTGACTGTGCTTTATCTGCCCGAGTCTCCAAGGTGGTTAGTTAGTAAAGGGCGAATGGCCGAGGCCAAGACGGTTTTGCAAAAACTGCGCGGCAGGGAAGATGTTCAAG GAGAGTTGGCTTTGCTGGTGGAGGGTCTTGGAGTTGGAGGGGACACATCATTAGAAGAGTACATAATTGGTCCGGCCAATGATCCAGATGGCCGTGAAGAAGCTCTAGACAAGGATCAAATAAGGCTATACGGACCGGAGGAGGGACGAGCCTCACTGATTGTGAAATCAGTCACAGGACAATCCAATTTCGGCTTGGTGTCACGCCAAGGAAGCATGCTGAATCCAAATGCACCTTATGTGGATCCTCTTGTAAACCTATTTGGTAGTGTCCATGAGAAGATCTTACCTGAAAACTCAGGAAGTATGCGCAGCCTTCTCAATTTGCCAAATATGGGGAGCCTACTAAATGTGGCGCCACCAGCTGATCACTCCCAAGACAAAACTGATCATTGGGATTTGGAGCAGGGAGATGGTGCCACAACCGGGACTGATTCTGAAGACAATGCTGCTAGAAAGCCATTGCTTTCGAGTAGACATACAGCTAGTATGGCTAATGACATGCTTCCCGGGAAATCTATTAAATCTTCTTCTAGCTTCTTGGGTGGCCTGAAGAGGCGAAATAGCCTCCTCATGCCGGGAGCAGGTGGTGAAGCAGTGAGTAGTATGGACATTGGTGGTGGCTGGCAGTTGGCTTATAAATACTCGGAGCGTGTTGACAAAGATGGGAAGAAGACAGAAGAGTATCAAAGGGTGTATTTGCACCAGGAGGGTGCACTTGATCAATCTCGCCGTGGCTCAATGATTGGCACAATGCGCGCCGGCTCTATGCTTCCAGTTGCTGGTGGTGGTGATACTCCTCAGGAAGGTGATCATTATTTTCAAGCTTCTGCTCTTGTTAGCCAACCTTCTATAATCACCAAGAATCATATGAGGGGGGATGGACCACCAGTTCTTGATCAAGAAACTGCTGTCCAAGGATCCAGTTGGTCTGATCTTTTGGAACCGGGAGTCAAGCGTGCACTGTTTGTTGGAGTATCAATCCAAATTCTTCAACAG TTCTCTGGCATAAATGGGGTTCTTTACTATACTCCCCAAATTCTTGAGCAAGCAGGAGTTGCAGTTCTCTTATCAGATTTGGGCCTCAGTTCTACCTCGTCTTCTATTCTCATAAGTGCTCTCACAACCCTATTGATGCTTCCATCTATAGGCCTTGCCATGAGACTAATGGATGTCGCGGGCAGAAG GTCACTCTTGCTGGGCACATTACCTATCCTAACAGTAACACTCCTAGTACTAATTTTCGGCCAACTTGTCAACATGGGTTCTGTTGTCAATGCCACAATTTCCACCATCAGTGTGGTGCTCTACTTTTGCACCTTTGTCATGGGTTTCGGGCCAATTCCCAACATTCTTTGCTCCGAGATCTTCCCAACTAGAGTTCGAGGACTCTGCATTGCGATATGCGCCCTCACATTTTGGATAGGAGACATCATTGTCACTTACACACTGCCTATTCTGCTCACCTCTATTGGTCTCGCCGGTGTCTTTGCCATCTATGCTGTTGTGTGCACCATTTCTTGGGTGTTTGTGTTCTTGAAGGTTCCAGAAACAAAGGGAATGCCCTTAGAAGTCATCTCTGAGTTCTTTGCTGTTGGTGCAAAGCAGGCTGAAATGGCAGAAAGAATTAGCTCTTAA
- the LOC101303071 gene encoding F-box protein At3g07870-like — protein sequence MARSCSEDVLPDILCRLRVKSLKRFQCVCKSWYALIRCPSFVTKHLHFNSRQNKNNRSFLLSHSLDVAYKLELPTDQQKGTRFSLVHIEETTDDIVSLDWIKFTDNSEQGKKFPDYWYEYNIEISGPRNGIYCLHESSRDHGHVIALMNVSLRQFKLVPKPEESIISHTGFLSLAAVEIGFDPKTNDYKVFFFKDCSFLKEGYRQAAVYHLNSNSWKKLSDPLLDHVYLYTAQDFNTDTYVNGNVHWLAFERYPAGHCCGLYILSFDMVGEVLAKIELPADLRINFDETLYAVAVVNESLSLIVYPQILDYLRRERSYTKCFDICVMEDYGNERSWTKEFTTGPVEDADKLLGIWRNGEFLIKHMKGYTISYDPSTQKMEQLCFGEGLYLNKSCIYSESLVSVTGNAPSDYEIVVEDFPFVVTPDMERILDYLEKCPSCTRLSSD from the coding sequence ATGGCGAGATCATGCTCCGAGGATGTGTTGCCCGACATTCTTTGCAGATTGCGTGTAAAATCTCTGAAGAGATTCCAATGTGTCTGCAAATCTTGGTATGCTCTAATTAGGTGCCCAAGTTTTGTCACCAAACACCTCCACTTTAACAGCAGACAGAACAAGAATAATCGTTCCTTCCTGCTTTCTCACTCCCTGGATGTTGCTTATAAGTTAGAGTTGCCAACTGATCAACAAAAAGGCACTCGTTTCAGCTTGGTCCATATTGAGGAAACCACAGATGATATTGTTTCTCTTGATTGGATCAAGTTTACAGATAATTCAGAGCAAGGAAAGAAGTTTCCGGATTATTGGTATGAATATAATATAGAAATTTCTGGTCCACGCAATGGGATATATTGCTTACATGAATCTTCTAGGGATCACGGCCATGTAATTGCGCTGATGAATGTTTCACTGAGACAATTCAAGCTAGTTCCAAAACCAGAAGAATCGATTATTTCGCATACAGGTTTTCTATCACTAGCTGCTGTCGAAATTGGTTTTGATCCTAAAACCAATGATTACAAGGTGTTCTTTTTCAAGGACTGCTCTTTTCTCAAAGAAGGTTATCGTCAGGCTGCAGTATATCATTTAAATTCTAACTCATGGAAAAAGCTAAGTGATCCTTTGCTTGACCATGTTTATCTATATACTGCTCAAGATTTTAATACTGACACCTATGTCAACGGAAATGTTCACTGGTTGGCTTTTGAGCGCTACCCTGCAGGTCACTGTTGTGGTTTGTATATTCTTTCTTTTGACATGGTCGGTGAAGTGCTGGCAAAGATAGAGCTTCCTGCAGACTTGCGGATTAATTTTGATGAAACTCTATATGCCGTTGCAGTGGTCAATGAATCCCTTTCTCTGATTGTTTATCCACAAATTCTAGATTATCTTCGCCGGGAAAGAAGTTACACAAAATGCTTTGACATATGTGTTATGGAGGACTATGGTAACGAAAGATCTTGGACCAAGGAATTCACAACCGGACCAGTTGAAGATGCTGACAAACTACTAGGTATTTGGCGAAATGGCGAGTTTCTTATAAAACATATGAAGGGATACACCATCTCTTACGACCCAAGTACCCAAAAGATGGAGCAGCTTTGTTTTGGTGAAGGGCTTTATCTGAACAAATCATGTATCTACTCAGAAAGCCTAGTTTCAGTGACAGGGAATGCACCAAGTGATTATGAAATAGTAGTTGAAGACTTTCCCTTCGTCGTGACTCCAGACATGGAGAGAATCTTAGATTATCTAGAGAAATGTCCATCTTGTACCCGTTTAAGTTCTGATTGA